One window of the Pseudarthrobacter sp. ATCC 49987 genome contains the following:
- the trpD gene encoding anthranilate phosphoribosyltransferase, with product MTSQASAQAAVNTWPRLIKALIDGTDLTTGNTEWAMNSIMSGEASPVQVAGFLVALRSKGETVDELVGLVEAMVANASPIEIAGQKLDIVGTGGDQQNTVNISTMAALIAAGAGAKVVKHGNRAASSTSGSADVLEALGVRLDLPIPRVALNAEEAGITFCFAQVFHPSMRYAAVARRELGVPTAFNFLGPMINPAHVQASAVGVANERMAPLVAGVLAKRGSRGLVFRGNDGLDELTTTGPSRVWEIRHGAVNEEIFDPRELGIRQATLEELRGGDAAANAAVVRSVLSGAHGSARDAALLNAAAGLVAFDLDAVGPFSERMAAALKRAEESIESGAATAVLDRWVALSRS from the coding sequence GTGACTTCTCAGGCATCTGCACAGGCGGCAGTCAACACGTGGCCGCGGCTCATCAAGGCACTCATCGACGGGACGGATCTCACGACCGGCAACACGGAGTGGGCGATGAACTCGATCATGTCCGGGGAGGCGAGCCCGGTTCAGGTTGCCGGTTTCCTCGTGGCGCTGCGGTCCAAGGGGGAAACCGTCGACGAACTTGTTGGCCTGGTCGAGGCGATGGTCGCAAATGCGAGCCCCATTGAGATAGCAGGGCAGAAGCTGGACATCGTGGGAACCGGCGGGGACCAGCAGAACACGGTGAATATTTCCACCATGGCCGCCCTGATCGCGGCCGGTGCCGGTGCGAAGGTGGTTAAGCACGGCAACCGCGCAGCGTCCTCGACCTCCGGGTCGGCCGACGTGCTTGAAGCCCTGGGGGTCCGGCTCGACCTGCCGATCCCCCGGGTTGCCCTCAATGCCGAAGAGGCCGGCATCACGTTCTGCTTCGCCCAGGTATTCCACCCCTCCATGCGGTATGCCGCCGTCGCCCGCCGCGAACTGGGAGTGCCGACGGCCTTCAACTTCCTGGGTCCGATGATTAACCCTGCGCATGTCCAGGCCTCGGCGGTTGGCGTCGCCAACGAGCGGATGGCGCCGCTGGTGGCAGGAGTGCTGGCCAAGCGCGGCAGCCGGGGGCTCGTCTTCCGCGGAAACGACGGACTGGACGAGCTCACCACCACCGGCCCGTCCAGGGTGTGGGAAATCCGGCACGGGGCAGTGAACGAGGAGATCTTCGACCCGCGCGAGCTGGGCATCCGGCAGGCAACCCTCGAGGAGCTCCGCGGCGGGGACGCCGCGGCCAATGCCGCCGTTGTGCGGTCCGTACTCTCCGGTGCCCACGGTTCCGCGCGCGATGCCGCGCTGCTGAACGCCGCTGCCGGACTCGTGGCGTTTGACCTGGATGCCGTCGGCCCGTTCAGCGAGCGGATGGCCGCGGCGTTGAAGCGCGCAGAAGAGTCCATCGAGTCAGGTGCTGCCACTGCCGTGCTGGACCGTTGGGTCGCGCTCTCGCGCAGCTGA
- the ctaD gene encoding aa3-type cytochrome oxidase subunit I, giving the protein MATTYSQPTGILEAPVVPKSKGRIVVNWITSTDHKTIGYMYLIASFVFFCFGGVMALLIRAELFEPGMQILQTKEQYNQLFTMHGTVMLLMFATPLFAGFANVIMPLQIGAPDVAFPRLNALAFWFFLFGSTIAVSGFITPQGAASFGWFAYAPLSNTTFSPGVGGDLWVFGLALSGFGTILGAVNFITTIICMRAPGMTMWRMPIFTWNTLVTAILVLMAFPPLAAALFALGADRRFGAHIFDPENGGAVLWQHLFWFFGHPEVYIIALPFFGIVSEIFPVFSRKPIFGYKGLVYATISIAALSVTVWAHHMYVTGSVLLPFFSFMTMLIAVPTGVKFFNWIGTMWRGSITFETPMLWSIGFLATFLFGGLTGVILASPPLDFHVSDSYFVVAHFHYVVFGTVVFAMFAGFYFWWPKWTGKMLNERLGKIHFWMLFLGFHGTFLIQHWLGVEGMPRRYADYMPQDNFTWMNQFSTYSSFLLGASLIPFFWNVYITWRSNERVEVDDPWGFGASLEWATSCPPPRHNFTSLPRIRSERPALDLHHPELSQSYTVDSPAPAAAALGNADQKDQAQ; this is encoded by the coding sequence GTGGCAACTACCTATTCCCAGCCCACCGGGATCCTTGAGGCTCCCGTAGTACCGAAGTCCAAGGGACGCATCGTCGTCAACTGGATCACCTCCACCGACCACAAGACCATCGGGTACATGTACCTGATCGCGTCCTTCGTGTTCTTCTGCTTCGGCGGAGTCATGGCGCTGCTGATCCGCGCCGAACTGTTCGAGCCCGGCATGCAGATCCTGCAGACCAAAGAGCAGTACAACCAGCTCTTCACCATGCACGGCACCGTCATGCTGCTGATGTTCGCGACGCCGCTGTTCGCCGGCTTCGCCAACGTGATCATGCCGCTGCAGATCGGCGCTCCCGACGTTGCCTTCCCGCGGCTGAACGCACTGGCCTTCTGGTTCTTCCTCTTCGGCTCCACGATCGCCGTCTCCGGCTTCATCACCCCGCAGGGTGCGGCTTCCTTTGGCTGGTTCGCGTACGCACCGCTGTCCAACACGACGTTCAGCCCGGGCGTGGGTGGTGACCTCTGGGTCTTCGGCCTGGCGCTCTCCGGCTTCGGCACCATCCTCGGTGCGGTCAACTTCATCACCACGATCATCTGCATGCGCGCCCCGGGCATGACCATGTGGCGGATGCCGATCTTCACCTGGAACACCCTGGTGACGGCAATCCTGGTCCTGATGGCGTTCCCGCCGCTGGCCGCCGCCCTCTTCGCCCTCGGCGCGGACCGCCGCTTCGGTGCCCACATCTTCGACCCGGAGAACGGCGGCGCCGTCCTCTGGCAGCACCTGTTCTGGTTCTTCGGACACCCGGAGGTCTACATCATCGCCCTGCCGTTCTTCGGTATTGTCTCGGAGATCTTCCCGGTCTTCAGCCGCAAGCCGATCTTCGGCTACAAGGGCCTGGTTTACGCCACGATCTCCATTGCCGCGCTGTCCGTGACCGTGTGGGCCCACCACATGTACGTCACCGGTTCGGTCCTGCTGCCGTTCTTCTCTTTCATGACGATGCTGATCGCCGTCCCGACCGGGGTGAAGTTCTTCAACTGGATCGGCACGATGTGGCGGGGTTCCATCACCTTTGAAACCCCCATGCTGTGGAGCATCGGCTTCCTGGCGACGTTCCTCTTCGGCGGCCTGACCGGTGTCATCCTGGCCTCACCGCCGCTGGACTTCCACGTCTCGGACTCCTACTTCGTCGTTGCGCACTTCCACTACGTGGTCTTCGGAACCGTCGTGTTCGCGATGTTCGCAGGCTTCTACTTCTGGTGGCCGAAGTGGACCGGCAAGATGCTCAACGAGCGGCTGGGCAAGATCCACTTCTGGATGCTGTTCCTCGGCTTCCACGGCACCTTCCTCATCCAGCACTGGCTGGGCGTTGAGGGTATGCCGCGCCGCTACGCGGATTACATGCCGCAGGACAACTTCACCTGGATGAACCAGTTCTCCACGTACTCCTCGTTCCTGCTGGGTGCCTCGCTGATCCCGTTCTTCTGGAACGTCTACATCACCTGGCGCAGCAACGAGCGGGTCGAAGTGGATGACCCGTGGGGCTTCGGCGCCTCCCTCGAATGGGCCACCTCCTGCCCGCCGCCGCGCCACAACTTCACCTCGCTGCCGCGGATCCGGTCGGAGCGTCCTGCCCTGGACCTGCACCACCCCGAGCTCTCCCAGTCATACACCGTCGATTCTCCTGCCCCGGCAGCAGCAGCGCTCGGTAACGCCGACCAGAAGGATCAAGCCCAGTGA
- the qcrB gene encoding cytochrome bc1 complex cytochrome b subunit codes for MSATSTPNAPAFVAKTKGGRITNFVDERVGGSGILREFGRKVFPDHWSFMFGEVALYSFVILLLSGTFLTFFFDPSMAETRYAGSYTPLKNVEMSVAYSSSLNISFDVRGGLFMRQVHHWSALLFVASVSVHMLRVFFTGAFRKPREMNWVVGGVLLILSMAAGFTGYSLPDDLLSGNGLRIIDGVIKSIPVIGTYISFFLFGGEFPGTAIIGRLYMLHILLVPALILLMIVMHLFMVVVHKHTQYPGPGRNDGNVVGYPLGPVYAAKAGGFFFIVFGVVALMAGFFTINPIWNYGPYDPSPVSAGTQPDWYIGFVDGALRLMPGIIGDWKVEQIWFGHVFTFNVLLPALVPAGILFTVMFTYPWIERWITKDNREHHVLDRPRNAPTRTAIGMAGFVWYCVMWAAAGSDLIATHFHVSLNDVTYWLRALFFVGPVIAFIVTKRIALALQRKDREIALHGRETGRIVRLPHGEFIEVHAPLDEYKRYKLVGFESPSPLPAEPNAHGVVDKKEKRRAKLSQWFFEDRVAPATPAELAAAHGHHGVHEALESGDTQKTLSH; via the coding sequence ATGAGCGCAACATCAACGCCTAATGCCCCCGCCTTCGTCGCCAAGACCAAGGGCGGCCGTATCACCAACTTCGTTGACGAGCGCGTCGGCGGTTCCGGGATCCTCCGTGAATTCGGCCGCAAGGTCTTTCCGGACCACTGGTCGTTCATGTTTGGTGAAGTGGCGCTGTACTCCTTCGTCATCCTGCTGCTCTCGGGCACCTTCCTGACATTCTTCTTTGATCCGTCCATGGCAGAGACTCGCTACGCCGGTTCGTACACGCCGCTGAAGAACGTCGAGATGTCCGTGGCGTACAGCTCCTCCCTGAACATCTCCTTCGATGTCCGTGGCGGCCTGTTCATGCGCCAGGTCCACCACTGGTCCGCGCTGCTGTTTGTGGCCTCGGTGTCTGTGCACATGCTGCGCGTGTTCTTCACCGGCGCCTTCCGCAAGCCCCGCGAAATGAACTGGGTGGTGGGCGGCGTGCTGCTCATCCTCTCGATGGCTGCCGGCTTCACCGGCTACTCACTCCCCGATGACCTGCTTTCCGGCAACGGCCTGCGCATTATCGACGGCGTGATCAAGTCCATCCCGGTCATCGGAACGTACATTTCGTTCTTCCTCTTCGGCGGAGAGTTCCCCGGCACGGCCATCATCGGCCGCCTGTACATGCTGCACATTCTGCTGGTTCCGGCGCTTATCCTCCTGATGATCGTGATGCACCTCTTTATGGTGGTGGTGCACAAGCACACCCAGTATCCCGGCCCGGGACGCAACGACGGCAACGTCGTCGGCTACCCCCTTGGCCCGGTCTACGCAGCCAAGGCCGGCGGCTTCTTCTTCATCGTGTTCGGTGTCGTCGCACTCATGGCCGGCTTCTTCACCATCAACCCGATCTGGAACTACGGCCCCTACGATCCCTCCCCCGTGTCGGCGGGCACCCAGCCTGACTGGTACATCGGCTTCGTGGACGGCGCCCTGCGCCTGATGCCGGGCATCATCGGCGACTGGAAGGTCGAGCAGATCTGGTTCGGCCACGTCTTCACCTTCAACGTCCTGCTCCCGGCCCTGGTGCCTGCAGGCATCCTCTTCACCGTGATGTTCACCTACCCGTGGATCGAGCGCTGGATCACCAAGGACAACCGCGAGCACCACGTCCTGGACCGTCCGCGGAACGCACCGACGCGTACCGCCATCGGCATGGCCGGCTTTGTCTGGTACTGCGTCATGTGGGCAGCTGCCGGCTCGGACCTCATCGCCACGCACTTCCACGTGTCGCTGAACGATGTGACCTACTGGCTGCGTGCACTGTTCTTCGTCGGCCCGGTCATTGCCTTCATCGTCACGAAGCGCATCGCCCTGGCACTGCAGCGCAAGGACCGCGAAATTGCCCTGCACGGCCGTGAAACCGGCCGCATTGTGCGCCTGCCGCACGGCGAGTTCATCGAGGTCCACGCGCCGCTGGATGAGTACAAGCGCTACAAGCTGGTCGGCTTCGAGTCGCCGTCGCCCCTTCCTGCGGAGCCGAACGCCCATGGCGTCGTCGACAAGAAGGAAAAGCGCCGCGCGAAACTCTCCCAGTGGTTCTTCGAGGACCGGGTCGCCCCGGCTACGCCCGCTGAGCTTGCGGCGGCCCACGGCCACCACGGTGTCCACGAGGCTCTCGAGTCCGGTGATACCCAGAAGACGCTCAGCCACTAA
- a CDS encoding Lrp/AsnC family transcriptional regulator gives MVTAFVLIKTDASRIPETAEEISAIQGISEVYSVTGEWDLIAIARVPKHEDLADAIADKLSKVPGVVHTTTQIAFRAYSRHDLDAAFALGFEQ, from the coding sequence GTGGTCACCGCTTTCGTCCTGATTAAGACAGACGCTTCCCGTATCCCGGAGACCGCGGAAGAAATCTCCGCCATCCAGGGCATCAGCGAGGTCTACTCCGTGACCGGCGAATGGGATCTCATCGCGATCGCGCGTGTTCCGAAGCATGAGGACCTCGCCGACGCCATCGCGGACAAGCTGTCCAAGGTTCCCGGCGTTGTCCACACCACCACACAGATCGCATTCCGGGCCTACTCCCGGCACGACCTGGACGCGGCCTTCGCCCTCGGCTTCGAACAGTAG
- a CDS encoding GntR family transcriptional regulator, with product MAGEIDRHNGTPIYVQLREILRAHIVSACPPGSALPSERDLAERFGLARMTVRQAIDALVGEEVIERVVGLGTFVRKPKLDLQVKLTSYSEEMQRRGMVPAAKVLSFEQIGASAFLARELQLEEGTPLVRFRRLLLADNEPMSVDENFIPAHRVPGLLDGEPPTSLYNVLSERYGLVMEWGEDMIEATAASPSTARLLNVEVGSPLLKIQRHAFVARAMVDYSVSYYRADRYKLWVPLQRPGVRPTRNYATGYRP from the coding sequence ATGGCCGGCGAGATTGACCGGCACAACGGTACGCCCATCTATGTCCAGTTGAGGGAAATCCTCCGAGCCCACATTGTGAGTGCCTGCCCGCCGGGTTCGGCCCTGCCCTCGGAGCGGGATCTCGCTGAACGATTCGGCCTGGCCCGGATGACCGTCCGCCAAGCCATCGATGCCCTCGTCGGCGAGGAAGTCATCGAGCGTGTGGTGGGCCTGGGCACCTTCGTCCGGAAACCCAAACTGGACCTGCAGGTCAAGCTGACCTCGTACAGCGAGGAAATGCAGCGCCGCGGCATGGTCCCGGCCGCGAAGGTCCTCAGCTTCGAGCAGATCGGTGCCAGCGCATTCCTGGCCCGGGAACTCCAGCTGGAGGAGGGGACGCCGCTGGTGCGGTTCCGCCGCCTGCTCCTGGCGGACAACGAACCCATGAGCGTGGACGAGAACTTCATCCCGGCCCACCGGGTGCCCGGCCTGCTCGACGGCGAACCGCCCACCTCGCTCTACAACGTCCTGAGTGAACGCTACGGACTGGTGATGGAATGGGGCGAGGACATGATTGAGGCGACCGCGGCGTCGCCGTCGACGGCCCGCCTGCTCAATGTCGAGGTGGGGTCGCCGCTGCTGAAGATCCAGCGCCACGCCTTTGTGGCGCGGGCCATGGTGGACTACTCGGTGTCCTATTACCGGGCCGACCGCTACAAGCTCTGGGTGCCGCTGCAGCGCCCCGGCGTCCGCCCGACGCGCAACTACGCCACGGGCTACCGCCCCTAA
- a CDS encoding HPr family phosphocarrier protein yields MPVRTAIVQATIGLHARPAAHFVRAVHETGLPVTISRDGRPGVDARSLLEVITEDFPFGCEVEFAVAPDAIPDRCSPGDVEDALDSLRVLLESARSR; encoded by the coding sequence TTGCCAGTTCGGACCGCCATCGTCCAGGCCACCATCGGACTGCATGCCAGGCCTGCGGCGCATTTTGTCCGCGCTGTCCATGAAACCGGCCTACCCGTTACCATCAGCCGGGACGGCAGGCCGGGTGTGGATGCCCGCTCCCTGCTGGAGGTCATAACCGAGGACTTCCCCTTCGGCTGCGAGGTGGAGTTCGCCGTTGCCCCTGATGCAATCCCGGACCGTTGCAGCCCTGGCGACGTCGAGGACGCCCTGGACAGCCTCCGCGTGCTGCTGGAGTCCGCCCGCTCCCGCTGA
- the qcrA gene encoding cytochrome bc1 complex Rieske iron-sulfur subunit: MGNHSDGSPNHSGTVATAGQNEVEKFQDPGIPPHRLRLADTDPKAAKRAERQVALLFGISVVGTLIFLVAYFAIDLGHDTAIATIRLQNALLGIGTAFAMLGIGTGIVHWAKALMPDHEVSEERHAIRTEEDRLAAVRIVDDIVEETGIKRRPLIRNTLLGAVALAPLPALAVFGDLGPRPDNALAHTMWAPQDGKLKRLTRDPDGTPIKASDVTIGSAFHVIPEGLNELHEGKLNEKAKAVVLLMRLNPESLNPSAGREDWGYNGIVAYSKICTHVGCPVALYEQQTHHLLCPCHQSTFDLTQECKVIFGPASRPLPQLPIAVDAEGYLVATSDFHEPVGPSYWERDEHERNINA, encoded by the coding sequence ATGGGCAACCATAGTGACGGCAGTCCGAACCACTCGGGCACCGTAGCTACGGCTGGTCAGAATGAGGTGGAGAAGTTCCAGGATCCTGGAATTCCCCCGCATCGTTTGCGCCTGGCCGACACGGACCCGAAGGCCGCAAAACGAGCAGAACGGCAGGTAGCCCTTCTTTTCGGGATCTCGGTCGTTGGCACCCTGATCTTCCTGGTGGCCTACTTTGCCATCGATCTGGGCCATGACACCGCGATCGCGACGATCCGGCTGCAGAACGCGCTGCTCGGCATCGGTACCGCCTTTGCAATGCTCGGCATCGGCACCGGCATCGTGCACTGGGCGAAGGCCCTCATGCCGGACCATGAAGTCTCGGAAGAGCGTCATGCCATCCGCACCGAGGAAGACCGCCTTGCCGCTGTCCGGATCGTCGACGATATTGTCGAGGAAACAGGCATCAAGCGCCGGCCGCTGATCCGCAACACCCTTCTGGGCGCCGTGGCGCTGGCTCCCCTGCCGGCCCTCGCCGTCTTCGGTGACCTGGGTCCGCGTCCTGACAACGCACTGGCCCACACCATGTGGGCACCCCAGGACGGAAAGCTTAAGCGGCTCACCCGCGACCCCGATGGCACCCCCATCAAGGCCTCGGACGTCACCATCGGCTCGGCTTTCCACGTCATCCCGGAAGGGCTTAACGAACTGCACGAAGGCAAGCTGAACGAAAAGGCCAAGGCCGTCGTTCTGCTCATGCGCCTGAACCCCGAGTCCCTCAACCCTTCCGCTGGCCGTGAGGACTGGGGCTACAACGGGATCGTTGCATATTCGAAGATCTGCACCCACGTTGGTTGCCCTGTTGCCCTGTACGAGCAGCAGACCCATCACCTGCTGTGCCCGTGCCACCAGTCAACCTTTGACCTGACCCAGGAATGCAAGGTTATCTTTGGCCCGGCCAGCCGTCCTCTCCCCCAGCTGCCAATCGCAGTAGATGCCGAGGGCTACCTGGTCGCCACCAGCGACTTCCATGAACCTGTTGGACCTAGCTATTGGGAGCGTGATGAGCATGAGCGCAACATCAACGCCTAA
- a CDS encoding cytochrome c oxidase subunit 4, which yields MKIESRIFGFGVFFFIPVSVIYGFLTGWSEWVGILGVLLLGGLAGMIGAYLAFTGKRVGMRPEDRNDAEIHEGAGEQGHFSPWSWWPLVLGIACATGFLGLAIGFWIVYIGAGLAVVALVGWVYEYSRGDHAH from the coding sequence GTGAAAATCGAATCAAGGATTTTTGGATTCGGCGTCTTCTTCTTCATCCCAGTCTCCGTCATCTACGGATTCCTGACCGGCTGGTCCGAGTGGGTCGGCATCCTCGGTGTCCTGCTGCTCGGCGGCCTCGCCGGCATGATCGGCGCCTACCTCGCCTTCACCGGCAAGCGCGTCGGGATGCGCCCCGAGGACCGCAACGATGCGGAGATCCACGAGGGCGCCGGTGAACAGGGCCACTTCAGCCCCTGGAGCTGGTGGCCGCTGGTCCTCGGCATCGCCTGCGCCACCGGATTCCTCGGCCTGGCCATCGGGTTCTGGATCGTCTACATCGGGGCCGGCCTCGCGGTCGTCGCTTTGGTCGGCTGGGTCTACGAATACAGCCGCGGCGACCACGCGCACTAA
- a CDS encoding DUF3054 domain-containing protein has translation MPSATPPLPRPAGTRPTPGPGASRSVVLAACADAALILIFAAIGRDAHQRGDVISGVLSTAWPFLVGAAVSWLVLRLWRSPLALWPAGVAVWLGAVTVGMLLRAVTGQTVVLPFVIVALLSLGILLLGYRLVAAGARRLNTRRSKA, from the coding sequence ATGCCTTCTGCAACGCCTCCACTCCCCCGCCCCGCCGGCACCCGCCCCACCCCCGGACCGGGGGCAAGCCGGTCCGTAGTGCTGGCCGCCTGCGCCGATGCCGCGCTGATCCTCATTTTCGCCGCCATCGGCCGCGACGCCCATCAGCGCGGGGACGTCATCAGCGGGGTGCTGTCCACTGCCTGGCCGTTCCTCGTCGGGGCGGCAGTGTCCTGGCTGGTCCTGCGGCTGTGGCGCTCGCCGCTGGCCCTCTGGCCCGCAGGCGTTGCAGTCTGGCTTGGTGCGGTCACGGTCGGCATGCTCCTGCGGGCCGTCACCGGACAAACCGTGGTGCTGCCGTTCGTCATTGTGGCCCTGCTCAGCCTGGGAATCCTGCTGCTCGGGTATCGGCTGGTGGCCGCCGGCGCCCGGCGGCTCAACACACGCCGCAGCAAGGCGTAA
- the ctaE gene encoding aa3-type cytochrome oxidase subunit III, with protein sequence MGRREFYRHNVYVTSATHAPSTPAHPTLNRPNMVSVGTVVWLSSELMFFAGLFAMYFTLRSTSGQMWAEETAKLNFPFALVNTIVLVASSFTCQMGVFAAERLQPRRSGGRLSFTRWGMNEWFTVTFIMGSVFVAGQATEYAMLVSEHVSLSSNAYGSAFYITTGFHGLHVIGGLVAFLLIMGRSFAAKKFGHFEATSAIVTSYYWHFVDVVWIGLFLVIYVLK encoded by the coding sequence TTGGGCAGGAGGGAGTTTTATAGACATAATGTCTATGTGACATCTGCGACCCATGCCCCCAGTACCCCGGCGCACCCGACGCTGAATCGCCCGAACATGGTTTCTGTTGGAACCGTAGTCTGGCTGTCCAGTGAGTTGATGTTCTTCGCCGGTCTCTTTGCCATGTACTTCACACTCCGTTCGACTTCCGGACAGATGTGGGCCGAAGAGACAGCCAAGCTCAACTTCCCCTTTGCGCTCGTCAACACGATCGTCCTCGTGGCAAGTTCCTTTACTTGCCAGATGGGCGTCTTCGCCGCCGAGCGGCTTCAGCCGCGTCGAAGCGGCGGCCGCCTCAGCTTCACCCGCTGGGGTATGAACGAATGGTTCACCGTGACATTCATCATGGGTTCCGTCTTCGTGGCCGGCCAGGCGACTGAGTACGCCATGCTCGTTTCCGAGCATGTCTCGCTCTCCTCCAACGCTTACGGTTCGGCCTTCTACATCACCACGGGCTTCCACGGCCTGCACGTTATCGGCGGTCTGGTTGCGTTCCTCCTCATCATGGGCCGCTCCTTCGCAGCGAAGAAGTTCGGCCACTTCGAAGCAACCTCCGCGATCGTCACCTCGTACTACTGGCACTTCGTCGACGTCGTCTGGATCGGCCTCTTCCTGGTCATCTACGTCCTCAAGTAG
- the qcrC gene encoding cytochrome bc1 complex diheme cytochrome c subunit, whose translation MKALSQKRRHPLAAIALLLMGLLVTGGLYAVATTVNQAKATTSFSANDAEEGGKLFAANCATCHGMGSSGSKDGPSLVGVGAAAVDFQVGTGRMPMQMNGPQAYKKPAQFNEEQTHQLSAYVASLGPGPSIPEAGVLDEKGDAANGGELFRTNCAMCHNAAAAGGALTRGKFAPALADVSGKHIYEAMVTGPQNMPVFSDANVGPEGKRDIITFLKQIEANGSPGGADLGSLGPVSEGLFVWIAGLGVIIAFTIWLTSRTS comes from the coding sequence GTGAAGGCACTCTCGCAGAAGCGACGTCACCCACTGGCAGCAATTGCACTGCTGCTGATGGGCCTCCTGGTCACTGGTGGGCTGTACGCCGTTGCCACCACCGTCAACCAGGCCAAGGCCACCACCAGCTTCAGCGCAAATGACGCAGAGGAAGGCGGCAAGCTCTTTGCCGCCAACTGCGCCACCTGCCACGGCATGGGGTCCAGCGGGTCCAAAGACGGACCGTCCCTGGTAGGCGTCGGCGCTGCCGCCGTTGACTTCCAGGTTGGCACCGGCCGCATGCCCATGCAGATGAACGGCCCGCAGGCCTACAAGAAGCCCGCCCAGTTCAACGAGGAGCAGACCCACCAGCTGTCCGCTTACGTTGCCTCGCTCGGCCCGGGCCCGTCCATTCCCGAGGCAGGTGTCCTCGATGAAAAGGGCGACGCCGCCAACGGTGGCGAGCTGTTCCGCACCAACTGCGCCATGTGCCACAACGCTGCTGCCGCCGGCGGCGCGCTGACCCGGGGCAAGTTCGCCCCGGCCCTCGCCGACGTCTCCGGCAAGCACATCTACGAAGCAATGGTCACCGGCCCGCAGAACATGCCGGTCTTCAGCGACGCCAATGTCGGACCCGAAGGCAAGCGTGACATCATCACCTTCCTGAAGCAGATCGAAGCCAACGGTTCACCCGGTGGCGCGGATCTGGGTTCTTTGGGCCCGGTGTCCGAAGGCCTGTTTGTCTGGATCGCCGGCCTCGGCGTCATCATCGCCTTCACCATCTGGCTTACGTCCCGGACGTCCTAG